The following proteins come from a genomic window of Chionomys nivalis chromosome 9, mChiNiv1.1, whole genome shotgun sequence:
- the LOC130881006 gene encoding olfactory receptor 4K3-like translates to MSKMDGGNQSVVSEFVILGLAHSQNLQVLLFVVFSLFYLLIVSGNIVIMILITTDPHLHSPMYFLLANLSFVDMWLSSVTTPKMIADFLRENKSISFAGCMSQVFFAHCIAAGEMVLLVVMAYDRYVAICKPLHYFTIMSLRRCTGLVLTSWTIGFIHAMSHLVVIVELPFCGPKEIDSFFCDMPLVIKLACLDSHDLDILMNADCGVVGVTCFALLLVSYTYILITVRQSSKAGASKALSTCSAHITVVMIFFVPCIFIYVWPLSITWLDKFLAVFYSVFTPLLNPAIYTLRNKEMKNAMKRFINNYMEPSQYHLHLDNVVFLT, encoded by the coding sequence ATGAGCAAAATGGATGGAGGCAATCAATCTGTGGTGTCAGAATTTGTGATTTTGGGTCTTGCCCACTCACAGAATCTTCAAGTCTTACTATTTGtggtgttttcattattttatctgCTCATCGTGTCCGGAAATATTGTCATCATGATTTTAATCACCACTGACCCCCATCTCCATTCTCCCATGTACTTCTTGTTGGCCAACCTGTCCTTTGTCGATATGTGGCTTTCCTCAGTCACCACTCCTAAAATGATTGCAGACTTTCTCAGGGAAAACAAATCCATTTCCTTTGCAGGCTGCATGTCCCAGGTCTTCTTTGCCCATTGCATTGCTGCAGGAGAGATGGTACTGTTGGTGGTGATGGCTTATGACCGGTATGTGGCCATCTGTAAACCACTCCACTACTTTACCATTATGAGCCTGAGAAGATGCACTGGGCTGGTGTTGACTTCCTGGACCATTGGCTTTATTCATGCCATGAGTCATCTTGTGGTGATTGTGGAGTTGCCTTTTTGTGGACCCAAAGAAATTGATAGTTTTTTCTGTGACATGCCATTGGTGATCAAGCTTGCCTGCCTGGACTCCCATGATCTGGATATTTTAATGAACGCTGACTGTGGGGTTGTGGGTGTAACATGCTTCGCTCTGTTGCTCGTTTCCTATACATATATTCTCATCACTGTTCGCCAGAGCTCTAAAGCTGGTGCATCTAAGGCTCTGTCCACATGCAGTGCCCACATCACAGTGGTGATGATCTTTTTTGTGCCCTGCATCTTCATCTATGTGTGGCCCCTCAGTATCACCTGGTTGGACAAATTCCTTGCTGTGTTTTACTCTGTATTTACACCTCTCCTAAACCCAGCCATTTATACACTGagaaataaagagatgaaaaatgCTATGAAAAGGTTTATAAACAACTACATGGA